From the Cryptomeria japonica chromosome 2, Sugi_1.0, whole genome shotgun sequence genome, one window contains:
- the LOC131050562 gene encoding GDSL lipase has product MDIKFTAILCFCVVFVLQSGTFAAGIEKDGVGLFIFGDSTVDPGNNNYISTVPQFRADHPPYGNNGFFDSPTGRFSEGRVIVDFIAEYAKLPLIPPFFQPEADFSNGANFASGGAGILLETNEGFVVDLQKQLDQFEEVQNKLVEELGSVEAQKMFSEAVYFFSIGSNDYLGGYLGNPKMQELHPPEEYVGMVVTNVTKAIQILYSKGARKFGHLGLSPLGCLPIMRAIASDPNGGCLGVGSVLARSHNSALSTAFRALASALPGLTIADSNFFDFLNDRLEKPSEYGFKEGVKACCGSGPYGGIFSCGGQREEKEYEVCEDPKNYVWWDAYHVTESIHKQFAEAMWAGSDAVIQPTNLRELFQTRLDSSHAALRDEL; this is encoded by the exons ATGGATATTAAGTTTACTGCAATCCTTTGCTTTTGTGTAGTCTTTGTACTACAGTCTGGAACGTTTGCAGCAGGTATTGAGAAAGATGGAGTGGGTCTGTTCATATTTGGAGACTCTACAGTTGATCCCGGTAACAACAATTACATTTCTACTGTTCCCCAGTTCCGTGCAGACCATCCTCCATATGGAAACAATGGTTTCTTTGACTCACCAACAGGCCGCTTCTCTGAAGGCAGAGTAATTGTGGATTTCATAG CTGAATATGCCAAGCTGCCACTTATTCCACCATTCTTCCAACCCGAGGCTGATTTCTCTAATGGGGCCAATTTCGCATCAGGTGGAGCAGGAATTCTGCTTGAAACCAATGAAGGATTT GTTGTGGATTTGCAGAAACAATTGGATCAATTCGAAGAGGTTCAGAAcaagcttgtggaagaattgggcTCTGTTGAAGCACAGAAAATGTTTTCAGAGGCAGTGTATTTCTTTAGCATTGGTAGTAATGACTATCTTGGGGGGTACCTTGGCAATCCCAAGATGCAGGAGCTGCATCCGCCAGAAGAGTATGTGGGCATGGTGGTCACAAATGTCACCAAGGCAATACAG ATTTTGTATTCCAAAGGAGCCAGAAAATTTGGGCACCTGGGGCTTTCACCATTGGGATGCCTACCCATCATGAGAGCAATAGCCAGCGACCCCAATGGAGGATGTCTTGGTGTGGGCTCTGTTCTGGCCAGATCACACAACTCTGCATTATCCACAGCCTTCAGAGCCCTTGCTTCTGCTCTACCGGGACTTACCATAGCCGATTCAAATTTCTTCGACTTTCTGAACGATCGTTTAGAGAAACCATCTGAATATG GATTTAAAGAAGGTGTGAAGGCATGCTGTGGGAGCGGACCTTATGGAGGAATATTCAGCTGTGGAGGGCAGAGGGAAGAGAAGGAATACGAGGTTTGTGAGGACCCAAAGAATTATGTATGGTGGGATGCATACCACGTAACAGAGAGCATTCATAAACAGTTTGCAGAAGCCATGTGGGCAGGATCCGATGCTGTTATACAACCTACTAATCTTAGGGAACTGTTCCAAACAAGATTGGATTCTTCCCATGCAGCTCTAAGAGATGAGTTGTAG